The Chloroflexota bacterium nucleotide sequence CGCGTGGTGGGCATTCCGAAGACGATCGACAACGACCTATCGGGGACGGACGTGACCTTCGGGTTTGATACCGCGGTGGCGACGGCGACCGATGCGATCGATCGGCTGCATACGACCGCGGAGAGCCACCATCGGACGATGATCCTCGAGGTCATGGGGCGCAACGCAGGCTGGATCGCCATTGAATCCGGCATCGCCGGCGGCGCAGATGTGATCCTGATCCCGGAGATTCCTTTCCGTGTGGATCGGATCGTCGACGCCATCGTGGCTCGTCAGCACAGCGGGAGCAAGTTCAGCATTATCGTCGTGGCCGAGGGCGCAGCCAGCGCAGACGGCGGTCAAATGCGCGTGGGCGAGACCACCGGAGCCGGGGCGCGGTTTGCCGGCATGGGGAACTGGCTTGGAGAGCAGCTCGGGAAGCGGCTCGAGCAAGAGGTTCGCGTCACGGTGTTGGGGCACCTGCAGCGCGGCGGAAGCCCGAGTCCATTCGACCGCGTTCTGGCGACCCGCTTTGGCGTCGCCGCGGTTCGCCTGCTCGGCGATGGCGCGATCGGGCGAATGGTGGCGTACCACGGGTCGACCGTCGACAGCGTTCCACTCGCGGATGCGCTCGGCATGCTGAAAACCGTGCCACCGGACGGCGAGCACATCCGAACGGCCCGGGCTCTCGGCATCTGGTTCTGCGACTGACCGAATCGAGCGGGATCTACCGGCGCCGGCGCATGAACGACGGAAGGT carries:
- a CDS encoding ATP-dependent 6-phosphofructokinase; translated protein: MSSIDTDRFPGKIRRIGVLTGGGDCPGLNAVVRAVVKSANNLYGWEVVGIEDGFDGLIFPERSHLLTPAEVRGILPRGGTILGTTNRGNPFSYVMRPGSDPVDVSDRVLTNLRELGIDALVVIGGDGTLAIAQDLMKLGVRVVGIPKTIDNDLSGTDVTFGFDTAVATATDAIDRLHTTAESHHRTMILEVMGRNAGWIAIESGIAGGADVILIPEIPFRVDRIVDAIVARQHSGSKFSIIVVAEGAASADGGQMRVGETTGAGARFAGMGNWLGEQLGKRLEQEVRVTVLGHLQRGGSPSPFDRVLATRFGVAAVRLLGDGAIGRMVAYHGSTVDSVPLADALGMLKTVPPDGEHIRTARALGIWFCD